Genomic window (Eptesicus fuscus isolate TK198812 chromosome 17, DD_ASM_mEF_20220401, whole genome shotgun sequence):
agagaaaggaagtgagggggagagatagaaacatccatcggttgcctcctgcacgaacccctactgtggatggagtcagcaacccgggcatgtgccctgaccggatatcgaacccctgacctcctggtgcatgggaggatgctcaaccaactgagccaaactagccaggctctttcatttctttaacaATCTACATATATTGTTTGAACATCTACCATTGTCATAGGTCCTGATAATAtgacagtgaacaaaacagacaaaatcctTGCCCTCAGGAAGCTCAAGTTCTAATGAAAGAAGACACAATAAACTAAGGAAAACGAAACAGAGATGGCATATAGGGAGTGTTTGtttacaagttaaaaaaaaaaaaggtggcctttggccctggctggtgtggttggcTGgatcatcatcccatgcaccaaagggtctcgggttcgattcctggtcagggcacatacccaggttgagggttgGATCCCATGTTGGGGCATGTAtcggaggcaaccgatagatgtttctctctcacatcgatgcttctctctctctaaaaatcaatttacaaaaacaaacatattctcaaaaaaaaaaaaaaaacaagcaaagaaaaagtGGCCTTTGCGTAGTCTGAAAGGAGGTGAACCGAGGGGCTATGCTGACATCTGGGCACAGGAAACCGCAGCAGGTGCACAGGCTTCCAGGGGAGCATCCCAGAGAGAAGGAGAACCTGCCAGGAGGCTCTCGCTGGAGCAGCAGGTGATGAGGCCAGAGGAGTAAAAGGAGGCAGCAGGTCCTTAGAGCCTTGTCAGAAAATGTAGGTACTGTGGCTTTTACTCCTACGAGGAGTAAAGATCCAGAGGAGAATTTCAAACAAGGGAGCAAACAGGATCGGATTTAATGAGACTGAATGCTGGATTGAGAAGGTAAGGGGGCAGGTGTAGAAGAGGAGAGACCAGTTAGAAGGCCACTGCACCATCCCTCCCAGAAATTGATAAAATGTTTGACTGGTTtacaaaaagggaagaaaatatgcttgcagaataaaaataaataaataaaagggaacaaTTATTTTTTAGATGTTAAAGTTGCAAGAAAAAGATCAATTGTCAATTATTCTGCTACCATATCTCCTCCAGACACAGTGGGCTTGGGAATCCCAGGGAGCTAGGTCTTCAGGATTTTTTTCTGCTGAGGGATGCTGAACCTAGAGCGGTGTGGTCAGTGCGATTAAGAAGGTGCCTTCAGTCCTGGCAGGTGtggcccagtcccctcagggcacatgctctggtttcCTGTTTGGTCccctcacatctctctctctctctctctctctctctctctctctctgtttctctctgtctctctctctctctcttcctccctccctccctctctctctctctctcccatcctcctcctgcttctttaAAAtcaaaaaacaacataaaaaaaatagagCCTTCATGTGTCTGCTCCCTCCCATTTCCCAGACTTGCCTGGTGCCTGTTTGAAATAGACTCCCGAGTCCTGTGCGATGGGGTCCATGGAATATATACTTTCGGCAAGACTATCAATAGATTATTTGGAAGATGGGGAAATTGCTCAACTCTAATCCCGCGCATTGCATACCCTCCGGGGGTTtggagcacacctggaaagcgtTGCAGAGCAACCAGGCGGCCGGCAGGTGGCGGCACCTGACCGCGAGCTGCAGAGTGCGCGCGTCCTTTAGGGGAGACGCGAAAGGCTCCAGAAGAGCTGGTCAGTGCGGGGCTGGAGCCACCCGGCCGCCGCCAGTCTCGGATGGAGCGGCGTGCAAGACTAGAGGAGGGGGACGCGGCCGGTGCCCCGGCTTCATTCTAGGCTAAAGTGCATCTTACGCCGTGCCTAGTGGGCTGCTGGGGCAGGAAGGCGCAGCCCTCTCTTCACTGACACCGAACACGGGGGCGCTCTCACCCGGTGCAGCGAGTAACCAGCCGCCTCGCGCCTCACGACTTGAGTCCAACCGAGTTAAACCAAATACCGGGTTCTACTACTGAGGCTCCTCAGGGAACCGCGAACCCGCGGACCGCCCCTTTTCATTGGCCGTCGgacggcaggccccgcccctctcaTACAGCTCTCTTCTGTGACTGGCTCTCGGGGccggctggccacacctcctccCCTCGCACATACACAAGAGTCACGCGCCTTTCAGTAGGAAACTTGGCGTGCTGAGGAGGACCGCGGCCCTCAGCTCCCCGCCCCTCACCTTGCCATTGGCCCGCGGCGCGGCTCGCGACCACGCCCCCATTCCAGCCCCCTGGCTGGGAGGGCGGGCGCCGGCTCGTGAGTGGCTGGTCAGCCTGCCTCTCGTGGTAGCGGCTGGcgctttctcctccccctccccgcacccgcgAGCCTCCAGGTTCCTCAGCTGGCCCAGGCCGGGTCAGTGTCAGTCAGGGAGGCGGACTGCTGAGCACTGGGTGCAGACGCTCCATTGCAGTCTCGTTCAGGGGCCGGCGCCTGCACTCGCGCCGCCGGGTGGGAAGGATGAAGCCGCAGCTACAGCAGCCACCCTATGATTGGCTGTGGCTCTTGTGAACCCGAAGTAAAGATGGCGGGCGGGCAGGCAGTCGCCGCACTGCCCACTAGGAAGATGGCGGCGCGCCGCAGCCTCAGCGCCCGCGGCCGGGGGGTACTGCAGGCGGCGGCGGAAcggctgctgccgctgctgctgctgagctgCTGCTGCGGCGCGGGAGGCTGCGCCGCGGCGGGCGAGAACGAAGAGACGGTGATCATCGGGTTACGGCTGGAGGACACGAACGACGTGTCGTTCATGGAAGGGGGGGCGCTGCGGGTGAGCGAGCGGACTCGGGTCAAGCTGCGGGTGTACGGGCAGAACATCAACAACGAGACGTGGTCCCGCATCGCCTTCACCGAGCACGAGCGGCGGCGCCACAGCCCCGGCGAGCGCGGGCTGGGGGGCCCCGCGCCGCCGGAGCCGGACAGCGGCCCCCAGCGCTGCGGCATCCGCACGTCAGATATCATCATCTTGCCCCACATCATTCTCAACCGCCGTACCTCGGGCATCATTGAGATAGAAATAAAACCGCTGCGGAAGATGGAGAAGAGCAAGTCCTATTACCTGTGCACGTCGCTGTCCACGCCGGCCCTGGGCACCGGCGGCCCGGGGTCCGCGGGCGGCACCGTCGGGGGCAAGGGCGGCTCCGGGGTGGCCGGGCTCCCGCCGCCCCCGTGGGCTGAGACCACCTGGATTTACCACGACGGCGAGGACACCAAAATGATCGTGGGCGAGGAGAAGAAGTTCCTGCTGCCCTTCTGGCTGCAGGTGATCTTCATTTCGTTGCTGCTGTGCCTGTCGGGCATGTTCAGCGGCCTCAACCTGGGGCTCATGGCCCTGGACCCGATGGAGCTGCGCATCGTGCAGAACTGCGGCACCGAGAAGGAGAAGAATTACGCCAAGCGCATCGAGCCCGTGCGCCGGCAGGGCAACTACCTGCTGTGCTCGCTGCTGCTGGGCAACGTGCTGGTCAACACCACGCTCACCATCCTGCTCGATGACATCGCCGGCTCAGGCCTGGTGGCCGTGGTGGTCTCCACCATCGGCATCGTCATCTTCGGGGAGATC
Coding sequences:
- the CNNM2 gene encoding metal transporter CNNM2 isoform X3, which codes for MIGCGSCEPEVKMAGGQAVAALPTRKMAARRSLSARGRGVLQAAAERLLPLLLLSCCCGAGGCAAAGENEETVIIGLRLEDTNDVSFMEGGALRVSERTRVKLRVYGQNINNETWSRIAFTEHERRRHSPGERGLGGPAPPEPDSGPQRCGIRTSDIIILPHIILNRRTSGIIEIEIKPLRKMEKSKSYYLCTSLSTPALGTGGPGSAGGTVGGKGGSGVAGLPPPPWAETTWIYHDGEDTKMIVGEEKKFLLPFWLQVIFISLLLCLSGMFSGLNLGLMALDPMELRIVQNCGTEKEKNYAKRIEPVRRQGNYLLCSLLLGNVLVNTTLTILLDDIAGSGLVAVVVSTIGIVIFGEIVPQAICSRHGLAVGANTIFLTKFFMMMTFPASYPVSKLLDCVLGQEIGTVYNREKLLEMLRVTDPYNDLVKEELNIIQGALELRTKTVEDVMTPLRDCFMITGEAILDFNTMSEIMESGYTRIPVFEGERSNIVDLLFVKDLAFVDPDDCTPLKTITKFYNHPLHFVFNDTKLDAMLEEFKKE